Proteins encoded by one window of Antechinus flavipes isolate AdamAnt ecotype Samford, QLD, Australia chromosome 4, AdamAnt_v2, whole genome shotgun sequence:
- the LOC127559685 gene encoding heterogeneous nuclear ribonucleoprotein K-like: MENEQPEETFPNTETNGEFGKRPAEDMEEEQAFKRSRNTDQMVELRILLQSKNAGAVIGKGGKNIKALRTDYNASVSVPDSSGPERILSISADIETIGEILKKIILTLEEGLQLPSPTATSQLPLESDAVECLNYQHYKGSDFDCKLRLLIHQSLAGRIIGVKGAKIKKLRENTQTTIKLFQECCPHSTDRVVLIGGKPDRVVECIKIILDLISESPIKGRAQPYDPNFYDKTYDYGGFTMMFDDRRGHPVGFPMWGRGGFDRMPPGRGGRPMPPSRRNYDDMSPRRGPPPPPPGRGGRGGSRARNLPLPPPLPPRGGDLMAYDRRGRPSDHYDDMIGFSADETWDSAIDTWSPSEWQMAYEPQGGSGYDYSYAGGRGSYGDLGGPIITTQVTIPKDLAGSIIGKGGQRIKQIRRESGASIKIDEPLEGSEDRIITITGTQDQIQNAQYLLQNSVKQYADVEGF, from the coding sequence ATGGAGAATGAGCAACCAGAAGAAACCTTCCCCAACACTGAAACTAATGGTGAATTTGGTAAACGCCCTGCTGAAGATATGGAGGAGGAGCAGGCCTTTAAAAGATCTAGAAACACTGACCAGATGGTTGAACTGCGCATTTTGCTTCAAAGCAAGAATGCTGGAGCAGTGATTGGGAAAGGAGGCAAAAATATCAAAGCTCTTCGTACAGACTACAATGCCAGTGTTTCAGTCCCAGACAGCAGTGGCCCCGAGCGCATATTGAGTATTAGTGCAGATATTGAAACAATTGgagaaattctgaagaaaatcatCCTTACCTTGGAAGAGGGCCTGCAGTTGCCATCACCTACTGCAACCAGCCAGCTCCCGCTTGAATCTGATGCTGTGGAATGCTTAAATTATCAACACTATAAAGGAAGCGACTTTGACTGCAAGTTGAGACTGTTGATTCACCAGAGTCTGGCAGGAAGAATTATTGGGGTCAAAGGTGCTAAAATCAAAAAACTTCGAGAGAACACTCAGACAACTATCAAGCTTTTCCAGGAATGCTGTCCTCATTCCACGGATCGAGTTGTTCTTATTGGTGGAAAGCCTGATAGGGTTGTGGAGTGCATAAAGATCATACTGGATCTTATATCTGAGTCTCCCATCAAAGGACGTGCACAACCCTATGATCCCAATTTCTATGATAAAACCTATGACTATGGTGGTTTCACAATGATGTTTGATGATCGAAGAGGACACCCTGTAGGATTTCCCATGTGGGGAAGGGGAGGCTTTGACAGAATGCCCCCAGGCCGTGGTGGGCGTCCTATGCCCCCATCTAGAAGAAATTATGATGACATGAGCCCTCGCAGAGGACCCCCACCACCTCCTCCTGGACGTGGTGGCAGGGGTGGTAGCAGAGCTCGAAATCTTCCTCttccaccaccactaccacctaGAGGAGGCGATCTTATGGCTTATGACAGAAGAGGAAGACCCAGTGACCATTATGATGACATGATTGGTTTTAGTGCTGATGAGACTTGGGACTCTGCAATAGATACTTGGAGTCCTTCTGAATGGCAGATGGCTTATGAACCACAGGGTGGTTCTGGATATGATTATTCCTATGCAGGGGGCCGTGGCTCATACGGTGATCTTGGTGGACCCATTATTACAACACAAGTAACTATTCCCAAAGATTTGGCTGGATCTATTATTGGCAAAGGTGGTCAGCGAATCAAACAAATACGTCGTGAATCTGGAGCATCAATCAAAATTGATGAGCCTTTGGAAGGATCTGAGGATCGAATTATAACCATTACAGGAACACAGGACCAGATACAGAATGCACAGTATTTACTGCAAAACAGTGTGAAGCAGTATGCAGATGTTGAAGGATTCTAA